Proteins from a single region of Parambassis ranga chromosome 18, fParRan2.1, whole genome shotgun sequence:
- the LOC114451189 gene encoding C-C motif chemokine 2-like, protein MSFYLKQFVDNIETINKSGHGPPQSVVFRLPSRNGGRELVSASTVVRGVTLLGCPLKRCRSSVRVRNEEPAVFKDHISINYRGVTMRSAHILLLCILGAALLSTVFCNQIGPDKCCFTYYPTRIPPKHISSYYMTDDRCMRAAAVFVTTRSRHVCVDPSQGWVKDVMRILDESSFQLPGPASAPATV, encoded by the exons ATGTCTTTCTAcctcaagcagtttgtggacaaCATTGAAACAATCAACAAATCTGGG CACGGGCCACCACAGTCAGTCGTGTTTCGCCTGCCGAGCAGGAACGGTGGGAGAGAGCTGGTGAGTGCTTCTACTGTGGTCAGGGGAGTCACTCTGTTAGGTTGTCCTCTCAAACGCTGTCGCTCGTCAGTAAGAGTGAGGAACGAGGAGC CTGCTGTGTTCAAAGACCACATCTCTATCAACTACAGAGGAGTCACCATGAGGAGCGCTcacatcctgctgctctgcatcctgGGAGCTGCCCTGCTGTCCACAGTGTTCTGCAACC AAATCGGTCCTGATAAGTGCTGTTTCACTTACTATCCAACAAGGATTCCCCCAAAACATATCAGTTCATATTACATGACTGATGACCGTTGCATGAGGGCTGCAGCTGT CTTTGTTACCACGAGGTCtaggcatgtctgtgtggatCCCAGCCAGGGCTGGGTTAAGGATGTCATGAGGATTCTGGATGAGAGCTCCTTCCAGCTGCCTGGTCCAGCTTCAGCTCCAGCTACTGTGTAA